A region from the uncultured Bacteroides sp. genome encodes:
- a CDS encoding peptidase domain-containing ABC transporter, producing the protein MKRAFPFCRQLDAMDCGPTCLRMIALYYGKSYSLQTLRVRSFISRSGVSMLGISDAAESIGFRTSGVRISFEQLVTDVPLPCILHWHQSHFVVCYGIIKKRGQYWFKIADPGKQLITYNEQELKRCWLVTKYDGEEKGTALVLEPTPDFYNGDGEPELKERGLRFFLCYLAPYKKELFQLILGMLVVSLLQLLLPFLTQALVDVGISDGNLNFITLVLVAQIVISVSQLLVEFIRSWILLHVNTRISISLISDFLIKLMKLPLHYFDTKMVGDIIQRISDHERIKTFLTGSSISTLFSFISFFVFAFVLAYYNLMVLGIFILGNSLYIAWILAFMKYRRELDIRRFAQAAGEQSNLVQMVTAMQEIKLNNCETQKRWQWERIQVKLFKISVKGLALGQVQQVGSVFFNQTTNIVISFIAAKAVVEGQMTLGMMMSLTYIIGQLSAPVSSFIGFAQQLQDAKISLERLNEVYGKEDEEQDITSKLSVLPEKRDLRIDSLSFSYDGADRDYVLDNVSLFIPAHKVTAIVGASGSGKTTLVKLLLGFYSPNKGSVKVNDTLLQNINPHLWRSKIGAVMQDGFIFSESIAQNIAIGEEQIDLKRLGHAVTVANIREFIDSLPLGYNTKIGMEGNGISQGQRQRILIARAVYKNPEYLFFDEATNALDANNEKEIMEHLHEFYKGKTVVVVAHRLSTVKDADKIVVLDKGHIAEEGTHQELTLRKGLYYQLVKNQLELGR; encoded by the coding sequence ATGAAACGAGCTTTTCCGTTTTGTCGCCAATTGGATGCTATGGATTGTGGCCCAACTTGTCTTCGCATGATAGCTCTATATTATGGTAAGAGTTATTCTTTGCAAACTTTGCGTGTTCGTTCTTTTATCTCTCGAAGCGGAGTTTCCATGTTGGGTATCAGCGATGCTGCTGAATCTATCGGTTTCAGGACCTCAGGAGTGCGTATTTCTTTTGAGCAATTGGTGACAGACGTACCTTTACCTTGTATTTTACATTGGCATCAAAGTCATTTTGTTGTTTGCTATGGGATTATAAAAAAACGAGGGCAGTATTGGTTTAAAATAGCAGATCCGGGGAAACAGTTGATTACTTATAATGAACAAGAATTGAAGCGGTGCTGGTTAGTTACTAAATATGATGGAGAAGAAAAAGGAACCGCGCTTGTTTTAGAGCCTACTCCCGATTTTTATAATGGTGATGGTGAACCGGAGTTAAAGGAGAGAGGATTGCGCTTTTTTCTTTGTTATTTAGCTCCTTATAAAAAAGAATTATTCCAGTTAATCTTGGGTATGCTCGTGGTAAGTTTGCTTCAACTCTTATTGCCGTTTCTAACGCAAGCATTAGTGGATGTCGGTATTAGTGATGGAAATCTTAATTTTATCACATTAGTTTTGGTTGCGCAGATTGTAATTTCTGTCTCACAACTTTTAGTGGAATTTATTCGTAGCTGGATATTGTTGCATGTAAATACGCGCATCTCTATTTCTTTGATATCGGATTTTTTAATAAAGTTAATGAAATTACCACTCCATTATTTTGATACAAAGATGGTAGGAGATATAATCCAGCGGATTAGTGATCATGAACGCATTAAAACTTTTTTAACAGGCTCTTCTATTAGTACCTTGTTTTCTTTTATCAGTTTTTTTGTTTTCGCTTTTGTCTTAGCGTATTATAATTTGATGGTGTTAGGTATTTTTATTTTAGGTAATAGTTTATATATAGCTTGGATTCTTGCTTTTATGAAGTATCGTCGCGAACTGGATATACGTCGTTTTGCACAGGCCGCCGGTGAACAGAGTAATTTGGTACAGATGGTGACTGCCATGCAGGAGATAAAGTTGAATAATTGTGAAACTCAAAAGCGTTGGCAATGGGAGCGTATACAGGTGAAACTCTTTAAGATCAGTGTAAAGGGATTGGCTTTAGGACAGGTGCAACAGGTCGGTTCTGTGTTCTTTAATCAGACAACCAATATCGTAATTTCGTTTATTGCAGCGAAAGCGGTCGTAGAGGGACAAATGACGTTGGGTATGATGATGTCCCTTACTTATATTATAGGTCAGCTAAGTGCACCGGTTTCTTCTTTTATCGGCTTTGCACAGCAACTTCAGGATGCCAAGATTAGCTTGGAGCGTTTGAATGAAGTGTATGGGAAAGAGGATGAAGAGCAAGATATTACTTCTAAACTTTCTGTTTTGCCTGAAAAACGCGATTTGAGGATAGATAGCCTTTCTTTTAGCTATGATGGTGCAGACCGGGACTATGTGCTTGATAATGTTTCTTTATTTATTCCTGCACATAAAGTAACTGCTATTGTGGGGGCTAGTGGTAGTGGAAAAACAACTTTAGTAAAATTACTGCTTGGCTTCTATTCTCCTAATAAAGGATCTGTAAAGGTGAATGATACACTTTTGCAAAATATAAATCCACATTTATGGCGATCTAAAATAGGGGCTGTGATGCAGGACGGCTTTATCTTTTCAGAATCTATTGCGCAGAATATTGCTATTGGTGAAGAGCAGATTGATTTGAAACGTCTTGGCCATGCTGTGACGGTTGCTAATATTCGTGAGTTTATTGATTCGTTACCACTGGGATATAATACTAAAATCGGTATGGAAGGGAATGGCATTAGCCAAGGGCAACGACAGCGTATTCTAATTGCACGTGCAGTGTATAAGAACCCAGAGTATCTTTTTTTCGATGAGGCGACAAATGCTTTGGATGCCAATAATGAGAAAGAGATCATGGAGCATCTGCATGAGTTTTATAAAGGGAAAACTGTAGTGGTAGTGGCTCATCGATTGAGTACGGTGAAGGATGCGGACAAGATAGTGGTATTGGACAAAGGGCATATTGCAGAGGAGGGTACTCATCAAGAATTGACGTTACGAAAGGGTTTGTATTATCAGTTGGTAAAGAACCAGCTAGAATTGGGCCGTTGA
- a CDS encoding HlyD family efflux transporter periplasmic adaptor subunit — protein sequence MEEEEKNRDIELRSEEVQEVLNHISPWIVRWGITALFIILLIILVGCWAFKYPDTVAAEVTLATAEPPAFVLAHATGKLDILYVENGSEVKSGEALGVIGNAASSEDVFWLVARMDEWKKENYSWRKGIALFASKRLQLGELQSVFSVFITSLSEYVHFIELDYYAKKLRTQKKQLEGKRSYLDLAERESALFKKNMILAHNMYSRDSILYAHDAMIAAEFEESGSKYLQSLRSKENTNMNLLQAKIDLVQYEENLLDIHKQAYDEEQTRRTKLENVVEQLAAELSTWKHSYLLRSPVNGKVSFTTVWSRNQNVKLGETVFMIQPSDSSKVLGKALLPLQGSGKVHVGQLVHVRLNNYPDQEFGYIKGTVKNISPAPTEDGMYVVEIDLPDGLETNYGKLLPTSRELKGTTDIILADKSIIERLLEPLRNLVLR from the coding sequence ATGGAAGAGGAAGAGAAAAATAGAGATATTGAACTGCGTAGTGAAGAAGTACAGGAAGTACTGAATCACATTTCGCCGTGGATAGTAAGGTGGGGAATAACCGCTTTGTTTATAATTCTGTTGATTATACTGGTTGGCTGTTGGGCTTTTAAATATCCTGATACTGTGGCAGCTGAAGTGACTCTTGCTACAGCGGAACCTCCTGCTTTTGTGCTAGCCCATGCAACGGGGAAGCTTGACATTCTTTATGTTGAAAATGGTAGTGAAGTGAAATCTGGTGAGGCTCTGGGAGTTATCGGTAATGCAGCATCTTCAGAAGACGTGTTTTGGCTGGTAGCACGAATGGATGAATGGAAAAAAGAAAATTATAGTTGGAGAAAAGGGATAGCGCTTTTCGCGAGTAAGCGTTTACAGTTGGGTGAATTGCAATCTGTTTTTTCTGTTTTTATCACTTCTCTTTCGGAATATGTACATTTTATAGAATTGGATTATTATGCGAAGAAGTTACGTACACAGAAAAAGCAATTAGAAGGGAAACGTTCATATTTAGATTTGGCAGAGCGTGAATCTGCTTTATTTAAAAAAAATATGATATTGGCGCATAATATGTATAGTCGTGATTCTATTCTCTATGCACATGATGCTATGATTGCTGCTGAGTTTGAAGAGTCCGGGAGTAAGTATTTACAGAGCCTTCGTTCAAAGGAAAATACAAATATGAATTTGCTTCAGGCGAAAATAGATTTAGTACAGTATGAAGAGAATTTACTTGATATACATAAGCAAGCTTATGATGAAGAGCAGACTCGCCGTACGAAACTAGAAAATGTAGTTGAACAATTAGCTGCAGAACTGAGTACATGGAAACATTCTTATTTGTTACGAAGTCCTGTTAATGGGAAGGTTAGTTTTACGACAGTGTGGAGTCGTAATCAAAATGTGAAATTGGGAGAAACTGTTTTTATGATTCAACCATCAGATAGTTCAAAGGTATTGGGTAAAGCGTTGCTTCCTTTGCAAGGTTCTGGTAAAGTGCATGTGGGACAGTTGGTACATGTGCGTTTGAATAATTATCCTGATCAAGAGTTTGGTTATATAAAAGGAACCGTTAAAAATATTTCTCCTGCTCCGACAGAAGATGGTATGTATGTCGTGGAAATTGATCTGCCCGATGGGTTAGAAACTAATTATGGTAAATTACTACCAACTTCACGTGAACTAAAGGGTACAACTGATATTATTCTCGCTGATAAAAGTATAATTGAACGTTTATTGGAGCCACTACGAAACTTAGTGTTGAGATAG